A portion of the Parasedimentitalea marina genome contains these proteins:
- a CDS encoding phage tail protein: protein MQLGLVMMALGAFRFGMSNGGHQQLSRSAAFRWRKVNRIGRAPALQYGGPDAQEITLEGVIYPHFKGGLRQVDLMRLQATTGLPFMMVDGLGWVWQRWVIVRVEERKSYLMRDGAPRKIEFSLTLRSYGTDLA from the coding sequence ATGCAACTTGGTTTAGTCATGATGGCGCTTGGGGCTTTCCGGTTTGGTATGAGTAATGGCGGCCACCAGCAGCTCTCACGCAGTGCCGCCTTTCGCTGGCGCAAGGTCAACCGGATCGGCCGCGCGCCTGCCCTGCAATACGGGGGGCCGGATGCGCAGGAAATCACGCTGGAAGGGGTGATTTACCCCCACTTCAAAGGCGGGTTGCGCCAGGTCGATTTGATGCGGCTTCAGGCCACAACAGGCCTGCCGTTCATGATGGTCGACGGGTTGGGTTGGGTTTGGCAGCGTTGGGTGATTGTGCGGGTCGAAGAACGCAAGAGCTACCTGATGCGCGACGGGGCACCTCGCAAGATCGAATTCTCCCTAACTCTGCGCTCATACGGGACGGATTTGGCATGA
- a CDS encoding DNA adenine methylase has protein sequence MGGKRNLAKRITAILDATPHGLYAEPFVGMGGIFLRRQMRPRAEVINDLGRDIANLFRILQRHYPQFIDCMRFQLTTRVEFERLVATRPDTLTDLERAARFLYLQRNAFGGKISGRSFGVSPDRPARFNLSTLEPMLEDVHARLSGVVIECLPYSEFITRYDRPTALFYLDPPYWGCEDDYGKAMFAPDDFEALAQWMKVAKGKALMSINDTPEIREIFSGFEMEEVEVSYTLARKETARGKRGELLIRNFDIP, from the coding sequence ATGGGCGGCAAGCGCAACCTGGCCAAACGGATCACCGCGATCCTGGACGCCACCCCACATGGTCTTTACGCCGAGCCCTTTGTCGGCATGGGCGGTATCTTCCTGCGCCGCCAGATGCGGCCGCGCGCCGAAGTGATCAACGACCTCGGCCGCGACATCGCCAACCTGTTTCGCATTCTGCAGCGCCACTATCCGCAGTTCATCGACTGCATGCGGTTCCAGCTCACCACCCGCGTTGAGTTCGAGCGCCTGGTGGCCACCCGGCCTGATACCCTAACCGATCTGGAGCGCGCAGCGCGGTTTCTATATCTCCAGCGCAACGCCTTTGGTGGCAAGATATCAGGGCGGTCTTTCGGGGTGTCACCGGACCGCCCGGCCCGATTCAATCTATCAACGTTGGAACCAATGCTCGAAGACGTTCATGCGCGGCTGAGCGGCGTGGTGATCGAATGCTTGCCCTACAGCGAATTCATCACCCGCTATGACCGACCCACCGCACTGTTCTACCTAGACCCGCCCTACTGGGGCTGCGAGGACGATTATGGCAAGGCGATGTTTGCACCGGATGATTTTGAAGCCCTGGCGCAGTGGATGAAGGTAGCCAAGGGCAAGGCGCTGATGTCGATCAACGACACCCCCGAGATCCGCGAGATCTTTTCTGGGTTTGAGATGGAAGAGGTTGAGGTCAGCTACACCCTGGCCCGCAAGGAAACCGCCAGGGGGAAGCGTGGTGAGCTGTTGATACGGAATTTTGATATCCCGTAA
- a CDS encoding phage major tail tube protein, with translation MIYPRTIRNFNAFLDGVSYAGRATEGKLPELKMQVANHRGAGMDGVSPVDMGTEAMNAEVTLSEWSPNAVKLFGTRKRLVLRPAAMGEDDFSADTYVATLGGRWTSTNFGDLKPGSDVPLKLSLAVDYFRLTMNGDELFEIDILAGKRVIGGVDQVVELRKAMGV, from the coding sequence ATGATATATCCACGCACTATTCGCAACTTCAACGCCTTCCTGGACGGGGTCAGCTATGCAGGCCGTGCCACCGAGGGAAAGCTGCCCGAGCTCAAAATGCAGGTGGCCAACCACCGGGGCGCTGGCATGGACGGGGTCTCGCCTGTGGACATGGGCACTGAGGCGATGAATGCCGAAGTCACCCTGTCCGAATGGTCGCCAAACGCCGTTAAGCTGTTTGGCACCCGCAAGCGCCTGGTCCTGCGCCCTGCTGCCATGGGTGAGGATGATTTCTCAGCCGACACCTATGTGGCCACTTTGGGTGGGCGCTGGACCTCGACCAACTTTGGCGATCTGAAACCCGGCAGTGATGTGCCGCTAAAGCTGTCCCTGGCGGTTGATTATTTCCGCCTGACTATGAACGGCGACGAGTTGTTTGAAATCGACATCCTGGCAGGCAAGCGCGTTATCGGCGGCGTCGACCAGGTCGTTGAGCTGCGCAAGGCCATGGGCGTCTAA
- a CDS encoding phage tail assembly protein, producing the protein MSKITKLNAVTLVEPVQIDGEDVFEITLRKPKTGELRGLALTSILQMDVGALTKLLPRITQPPLNESQIADLDPKDFTDLAGKTMLFFIKQEQLEGQVLELEAVN; encoded by the coding sequence ATGTCAAAAATCACCAAATTGAACGCCGTCACCCTCGTCGAGCCGGTCCAGATCGACGGCGAAGACGTCTTTGAAATCACCCTGCGCAAACCCAAAACGGGAGAGCTGCGCGGCCTTGCTCTGACCAGCATCCTGCAGATGGACGTAGGCGCTTTGACCAAATTACTGCCGCGCATCACTCAGCCGCCCTTGAACGAGAGTCAGATTGCAGATCTGGACCCGAAAGACTTCACCGATTTGGCGGGCAAGACCATGCTTTTTTTCATCAAACAGGAGCAGTTGGAAGGTCAGGTGCTGGAGCTGGAAGCGGTCAACTAA
- a CDS encoding tail protein X yields the protein MTNYRTKDGDMVDAICRSHYGSEAMVELVYEANPGLAKRGPVLPLGLVLILPEKAVEPVAKPLRLWG from the coding sequence ATGACCAACTATCGCACCAAAGACGGCGATATGGTCGACGCCATTTGCCGCTCACACTACGGCTCTGAGGCCATGGTCGAGCTGGTCTATGAAGCCAATCCGGGCCTTGCAAAACGGGGACCGGTCTTGCCGCTTGGGCTGGTGTTGATCCTGCCGGAAAAAGCCGTTGAACCCGTCGCCAAACCGCTGCGACTTTGGGGCTAA
- a CDS encoding GpE family phage tail protein encodes MADIAFVFHWPPDVMDDLPIEDLALWREKARQRLKAQHEATHHGSR; translated from the coding sequence ATGGCGGATATCGCCTTTGTCTTTCACTGGCCCCCCGATGTGATGGACGACCTGCCCATCGAAGATCTGGCCCTCTGGCGCGAAAAAGCGCGACAGCGGCTCAAAGCTCAACACGAGGCAACGCACCATGGCAGTCGGTGA
- a CDS encoding phage late control D family protein, which yields MTPDFQIIANSVDQTAQFKDRLVNLTLTDQAGQKSDTAQITLDNRDNRIELPDVGAVLDISLGLKETGLVPMGRYVVDELSGDLFPNTLTISAKAADMLGGIKAPKTRNWDDVTVQDIVAKIAGENGLETAVAESLKAHFYGYLAQTAESDLNFLTRLARDLDATAKPAGGALVFIKRGIGKAADGSDLPVPVINVTQMSRGNWKASGRGKYSKVIAEWSELGAAKVRQVSAGDGEPLLKLRHRYASQNEAQRAADSALESSKRASGKASIQLAGFDGGLLAEGFVDLQGIHPGLSGKWLVTQVTHRLGNTLITSFDGERDNDA from the coding sequence ATGACGCCAGACTTTCAAATCATCGCCAATTCTGTGGACCAAACCGCCCAATTTAAGGACCGCCTGGTCAACCTCACCTTGACCGACCAAGCGGGCCAGAAATCTGACACGGCGCAAATCACTTTGGACAACCGCGACAACCGCATTGAACTGCCCGACGTGGGTGCTGTCCTGGACATCAGCCTTGGTCTCAAAGAGACTGGTCTGGTGCCGATGGGTCGCTATGTGGTTGACGAGCTATCCGGTGATCTGTTCCCCAACACGCTCACCATCAGCGCCAAGGCGGCCGACATGTTGGGCGGCATCAAAGCCCCCAAAACCCGCAACTGGGACGACGTTACTGTCCAGGACATCGTCGCCAAAATCGCCGGTGAAAACGGTCTTGAAACTGCTGTTGCAGAGAGCTTAAAGGCTCATTTTTATGGGTACCTGGCGCAGACCGCTGAGAGTGATTTGAACTTCCTAACCCGCCTCGCCCGCGACCTCGACGCCACCGCCAAACCGGCAGGCGGCGCGCTGGTCTTTATCAAACGTGGGATCGGCAAAGCCGCCGACGGCTCCGACCTTCCAGTGCCAGTTATCAACGTCACCCAGATGAGTCGGGGAAACTGGAAGGCCAGCGGCCGGGGCAAGTACAGTAAGGTCATTGCCGAGTGGTCCGAACTGGGCGCTGCAAAGGTGCGCCAGGTCAGCGCAGGCGATGGTGAGCCGCTGCTAAAACTGCGCCACCGTTATGCCAGTCAAAATGAGGCGCAGCGCGCCGCAGACAGCGCTCTGGAAAGCAGCAAACGCGCCAGTGGTAAGGCGTCCATCCAACTGGCTGGATTTGACGGCGGATTGCTGGCCGAGGGCTTTGTCGATCTGCAGGGCATACACCCAGGTTTGAGTGGTAAATGGCTGGTCACACAAGTCACCCACCGCCTGGGCAACACCCTGATCACCAGCTTTGACGGTGAGCGGGATAACGACGCATAA
- a CDS encoding WD40 repeat domain-containing protein gives MDKPKNNTEEHSSFLDDRRLVVTLHGIRTFGGWQEQLEALITDEFGRNTVKVINYKYGFFSVIAFIIPFFRWLVVRRFRSELLYWEKKKNWHRIDIIGHSFGTHVLAWALHGIPRQERPRIHTIILAGSVLRGSFPWRDLVGDTVLRVINDCGSKDKVLLVNQLFVLFTGMAGRAGFSGATHGGFRNRFFEFGHSGYFYNKDGRLDVSWAREFWLPLFRGDKPVDPYDERRPPTVLDGAVETFANNAEPVKLAVYFAPLFFATIWIWGLYVGEEEARRFAEQAQSKIEASLVAEKDATRIAGEQRDLAQVRLREFERSESMLLAGEAKRLVNAGNASAAALVALRGLPALNREAGNRPLVSEVLMALNESYFNLNEKAFLEVTSTDIFEISTDGNFALTNGNDLNAVLLNIRTNKVISVFRVGWDGMAFFNPSNSSIWVVNTYAGAYTIRSFDAENGEFIEELSNPEEFRDFAISADRTRAVKVFDRVVKIWDTEEMKLLSSFPHGADSPKFEELSHDGRSAVLEVSPERYRVFNLLTGSMIGEFDVDREHSVITALSSDGSRMIIWGEQLWNTKTGTLVKRIPGNMSIRGINHKHALFSPNGSQYIVPQSEYSVLAGNSSDGAELFEIDSPGSKISGFYYSKNGDWIIVTNLAGEVTIWNSRTGQQIEKLAGHSNIINVVYGDESKRSVYVGDFNSVKVWSTGPRTPDFIFSEHTGPSLISISPDSRWLATGSIDQSAAIWDLHRGKRTAKLTGHVAAVYAAEFNPHSTILITGSADGTARVWDVPSGIPIETLEPKSGSPILAIAHSQSGNQIAVLQEDGSVTMWASETYQMTSSFQSRRGAYQFSFSDDDKQLQLRGRSFAEIWDPNVARKLFEIEHRTETSHAYRIDENGESIGIERESASGIFWDGAHVHFGKSYAPQNYRDPEVFHSSYVQNLSDRFQGSVDSIGNRDVLRILDRDAGQRVTLQGHSSEITAASIGSGGQFAATASNDGTIRLWSVEEQRSLAVFEGHSDNAMAILLSNDGTSLVSTGKDNEVRVWKLYPQFSNLIVKVCSILRRDLSLLDRTILTNSSLQQDLPEKSFLNSGEMPKICVELIAFPDTEFVK, from the coding sequence ATGGACAAACCAAAAAACAACACTGAAGAACACTCATCGTTTTTAGATGATCGCCGCTTAGTTGTAACTCTTCACGGAATTCGTACTTTTGGCGGATGGCAAGAACAATTAGAGGCGCTCATCACCGATGAATTTGGGCGGAATACAGTCAAAGTAATAAACTACAAGTATGGTTTCTTTTCGGTCATAGCGTTTATAATTCCATTTTTTCGGTGGCTAGTTGTACGGCGTTTTCGTTCTGAACTGCTGTATTGGGAAAAAAAGAAAAATTGGCACAGGATAGACATTATTGGCCATAGCTTTGGCACACACGTTCTCGCTTGGGCGCTTCATGGAATCCCACGCCAAGAAAGACCAAGAATACACACAATCATTCTTGCAGGATCGGTACTAAGAGGGTCGTTTCCGTGGAGGGATCTGGTCGGCGATACAGTACTGCGCGTGATAAACGACTGTGGTTCGAAAGACAAAGTGCTTTTAGTTAACCAGCTCTTCGTTCTGTTCACAGGTATGGCCGGTAGAGCGGGCTTCAGTGGTGCGACGCATGGAGGATTTAGGAACCGGTTTTTCGAATTCGGGCACAGTGGTTATTTTTATAACAAAGATGGTCGGCTTGATGTTTCTTGGGCTCGTGAATTTTGGCTGCCATTGTTTCGTGGCGACAAGCCGGTTGACCCCTATGATGAACGACGCCCTCCTACGGTGCTCGACGGTGCCGTTGAAACTTTCGCTAACAATGCGGAGCCAGTAAAATTAGCAGTATACTTTGCCCCATTATTTTTTGCCACGATATGGATTTGGGGGCTGTATGTTGGAGAGGAGGAAGCGCGAAGATTTGCTGAGCAAGCGCAATCCAAAATTGAAGCTTCCCTAGTTGCGGAAAAAGACGCCACCAGAATCGCAGGTGAGCAGCGTGACTTAGCGCAGGTTAGGCTCAGAGAGTTCGAGCGTAGCGAATCTATGTTGTTGGCGGGAGAAGCAAAAAGACTGGTAAACGCGGGCAATGCTTCTGCAGCGGCACTGGTTGCGCTGAGAGGGCTACCTGCTTTGAATAGAGAGGCAGGTAACCGCCCGCTCGTCTCCGAAGTGCTGATGGCGCTCAACGAAAGCTATTTCAATTTAAATGAAAAGGCATTCTTGGAAGTGACTAGCACCGATATCTTTGAGATCAGCACCGATGGAAATTTTGCATTGACCAATGGCAATGATCTAAATGCGGTTCTCCTCAACATTCGAACGAACAAGGTTATTTCTGTTTTTAGAGTCGGCTGGGACGGTATGGCTTTCTTCAATCCCAGTAATAGTTCAATCTGGGTGGTCAACACTTATGCTGGCGCGTACACAATCCGATCTTTTGACGCTGAGAATGGCGAGTTCATCGAGGAGCTTTCGAATCCTGAGGAATTCCGAGATTTTGCAATAAGTGCGGACCGGACAAGAGCAGTAAAAGTCTTTGACCGTGTTGTGAAAATTTGGGACACGGAGGAGATGAAACTACTTTCTTCGTTTCCACACGGTGCAGATTCCCCAAAATTTGAAGAACTTAGCCATGACGGCCGTAGTGCCGTTCTTGAGGTTTCTCCGGAGCGTTATCGTGTATTCAATCTATTGACAGGTTCTATGATAGGAGAATTTGACGTTGATCGAGAACATAGTGTGATTACTGCGTTGAGCTCGGATGGGTCCCGGATGATCATATGGGGCGAACAGCTTTGGAACACAAAGACGGGTACGCTTGTCAAACGGATCCCAGGAAATATGAGCATTAGGGGTATTAACCACAAGCATGCCTTATTCAGCCCAAACGGAAGTCAATACATAGTCCCTCAAAGCGAGTATTCTGTACTCGCGGGAAACTCTTCCGACGGCGCAGAATTGTTCGAAATTGATAGTCCTGGATCCAAAATTTCCGGATTTTACTATAGCAAAAATGGTGATTGGATTATTGTCACAAATCTTGCAGGTGAAGTGACAATTTGGAATTCCAGAACTGGACAGCAAATAGAGAAATTGGCTGGGCACTCTAACATTATAAACGTTGTATATGGTGATGAATCAAAGAGATCTGTATATGTCGGAGATTTCAATAGTGTTAAAGTTTGGTCAACCGGCCCGAGGACTCCCGATTTTATCTTTTCTGAACATACTGGTCCGTCCTTGATTTCAATAAGTCCAGATAGTCGCTGGCTAGCAACCGGTTCGATTGACCAATCTGCCGCGATTTGGGATCTGCACAGGGGAAAACGGACCGCAAAGTTAACAGGTCACGTTGCTGCGGTATATGCAGCAGAATTTAATCCACATTCAACAATACTGATTACGGGCTCTGCTGATGGAACTGCCAGAGTTTGGGACGTGCCGAGTGGAATTCCAATCGAAACGCTTGAGCCGAAGAGTGGGTCTCCAATTCTTGCGATAGCCCATAGTCAATCTGGCAACCAAATCGCGGTTCTCCAAGAAGACGGATCGGTAACTATGTGGGCGTCTGAGACATACCAGATGACCTCCTCTTTCCAGAGCAGACGAGGAGCATACCAATTCTCGTTCAGCGATGATGACAAACAACTTCAATTGCGAGGAAGGAGTTTTGCTGAAATATGGGATCCAAATGTCGCCAGAAAACTGTTCGAAATTGAGCATCGAACTGAGACATCTCATGCCTATCGTATTGATGAAAATGGTGAAAGTATAGGGATCGAACGAGAAAGTGCATCAGGTATTTTTTGGGATGGAGCACATGTTCATTTTGGTAAGTCTTATGCACCGCAGAATTACAGGGACCCGGAAGTATTCCATTCGTCTTATGTTCAAAATCTCTCTGACCGGTTTCAAGGGTCGGTAGATTCCATAGGAAATAGAGATGTACTTCGTATTCTGGATAGAGACGCAGGCCAGCGAGTTACGCTACAGGGTCACAGTTCGGAAATCACAGCTGCCAGCATTGGTTCGGGTGGTCAATTTGCAGCAACAGCCTCGAATGATGGCACAATCCGATTGTGGAGTGTCGAGGAACAAAGGAGTTTGGCCGTTTTTGAGGGGCATTCGGACAACGCAATGGCAATTTTGCTGTCGAATGATGGTACCAGCCTTGTTTCGACCGGGAAAGACAATGAGGTAAGGGTTTGGAAGCTATATCCGCAATTTAGCAATCTTATTGTAAAAGTTTGTTCCATTTTGAGACGAGATTTATCGTTACTCGATCGGACGATTCTAACGAACTCCAGCTTGCAACAAGATTTACCTGAGAAGAGTTTTCTAAATTCTGGTGAGATGCCAAAAATTTGCGTGGAATTGATTGCATTTCCGGATACTGAATTTGTAAAATAA
- a CDS encoding Com family DNA-binding transcriptional regulator, protein MQDQRCGQCARLLFKIESDALHGALNIKCPRCKAHNHLRPQQSPLSKRQDRDGKGSLKCV, encoded by the coding sequence ATGCAAGACCAGCGTTGCGGCCAATGTGCCCGGCTGCTATTTAAAATTGAGAGTGATGCCCTACACGGCGCGCTCAATATCAAGTGCCCAAGATGCAAGGCACACAATCACTTGAGGCCACAACAGAGCCCTTTATCCAAGCGGCAAGACCGCGATGGAAAAGGCTCTTTAAAGTGCGTTTAA
- a CDS encoding phage tail tape measure protein, whose translation MAVGDLNVALILDLVDRASGPARQVMGALQQIGHVTEQTGRNGVDWANAQIAATEARRAALRGEAFAVAATGYALYKALQPAIQFETAMAGVSKVIDFDSPEGLDKMSSDILALTTSGALPMAAEGIAEIIEAAGQAGIVDSALPDDEERNQLLAFARDAAQMGVAFDITAEQSGQAMATWRSAMKLTASDALGLGDAINHISNNMNATAPAMVDIIRRQGAVAQSAGLVEQEIAALAGAFLSGGAAPEVAATGMKNFLGALTKGEAVTKRQAKVLDALGFDPVALSKRMHEDAQGAILDVVNAMADLPEYQQSAAISQLFGEESKGAIAPLLTNVDLLREAFELIADPSDYAGSMLAEYQKQAATTANAIVVTTNFVKGFAIAAGSILLPELNELLAVLQPMIGASIEWAEAHPELITQLFRLTAGLLAVKIASIGLRWGLFSTLLPILHVFRAASWMVMMLPRLAAGLLALLNPLKLIRGALFALRLAFIATGVGALLVGIAMAGVWIYNNWQGLQTFFVGFWQTFRDALGPAAPMLDSIITYAKEIWQWFTNLLGPMDATEQQWLSWGTNAGTALGGVVGRVIEWTSANSGLVATVAKLYGGWLALRLVWLLPMAPIRAAGRLLAWIGKGPMVALLRGVKLLSTAFWRLGLLMLANPVGLIITSLAALALVVYQNWDRLVAFLTEKVEAVRAAFDQGILQGVFKLLAEFNPFTLAMEGMQGLIAYVMELLGVPEQIVEAFRAFSLYDTGVALIQSLWDGLGSLVGAMVDEIRLNMEDGILNGVFKLIAKFNPFTAAVDGAARMVAVAMELMGVPDEIIAKFAEFSLYDTGVALLQSLWDGMSSLLTEMVDAITAKLAALKPQWITDVMNWVSGDDPNSSQPAGRDSGGPVRAGIPYLVGERSPEIFVPGVSGSILPTRVLRAAMAASAITAPAAALPSQAEVLQSIDQRPAMSAPAAAPAIVQEGDTVTFNIYPTPGMSPEDVAREVRRELDAREDARRSDLHDGATF comes from the coding sequence ATGGCAGTCGGTGATCTAAATGTAGCTTTGATTCTGGATCTGGTGGACCGGGCCAGCGGCCCGGCCCGCCAGGTCATGGGTGCGTTGCAACAGATCGGCCATGTCACCGAACAGACCGGGCGCAACGGTGTGGACTGGGCCAATGCCCAGATTGCGGCCACCGAGGCCCGCCGCGCCGCATTGCGCGGCGAGGCCTTTGCCGTCGCCGCCACTGGCTATGCGCTTTACAAAGCCCTGCAGCCCGCCATCCAGTTTGAGACCGCAATGGCCGGTGTCTCAAAAGTCATTGATTTTGACAGCCCCGAGGGCCTGGACAAAATGAGCAGCGACATTCTGGCGCTCACCACGTCCGGAGCCCTGCCAATGGCGGCCGAGGGCATTGCGGAGATTATTGAAGCGGCCGGTCAGGCTGGCATTGTCGACTCTGCCCTGCCCGACGACGAGGAACGCAACCAACTGCTGGCCTTTGCCCGCGACGCGGCCCAGATGGGCGTTGCCTTTGATATCACGGCCGAGCAATCCGGTCAGGCCATGGCGACCTGGCGCAGTGCCATGAAGCTGACCGCAAGTGATGCTCTGGGGCTTGGCGATGCGATCAACCATATCTCTAACAACATGAACGCCACCGCCCCGGCGATGGTGGATATCATCCGCCGCCAGGGTGCTGTGGCGCAGTCGGCCGGGCTGGTGGAACAAGAGATCGCGGCGCTGGCCGGGGCCTTTCTATCGGGTGGTGCCGCGCCGGAAGTGGCGGCCACGGGTATGAAAAACTTTCTGGGCGCACTGACCAAAGGCGAGGCTGTCACCAAGCGACAGGCAAAGGTGCTGGACGCCCTTGGCTTTGATCCGGTGGCGCTGTCCAAGCGAATGCACGAAGATGCCCAGGGCGCAATTCTGGACGTGGTCAATGCCATGGCTGATCTGCCCGAATACCAACAGAGCGCCGCTATCAGCCAGCTATTTGGCGAGGAAAGCAAAGGCGCGATTGCACCGCTGTTGACCAATGTGGATCTGCTGCGCGAGGCGTTTGAACTGATCGCAGATCCGTCAGATTATGCGGGCTCCATGCTGGCGGAATACCAAAAGCAAGCCGCCACCACTGCCAATGCCATCGTGGTCACCACCAACTTTGTCAAAGGCTTTGCCATTGCGGCCGGGTCCATTTTGCTGCCCGAGTTGAACGAGCTGCTGGCGGTGCTGCAGCCGATGATTGGCGCAAGCATTGAATGGGCTGAGGCCCACCCGGAATTGATCACCCAACTGTTCCGGCTCACGGCTGGATTGCTTGCGGTAAAGATCGCCTCCATTGGCTTGCGCTGGGGGCTGTTTTCCACGCTGCTGCCCATCCTGCATGTGTTTCGCGCCGCGTCCTGGATGGTGATGATGCTGCCCCGCCTTGCGGCTGGATTGCTGGCGCTGCTGAACCCTTTAAAGCTGATCCGAGGCGCTCTGTTTGCTCTGCGTCTGGCCTTCATTGCCACCGGTGTTGGCGCACTGCTGGTCGGGATCGCGATGGCCGGAGTGTGGATCTACAACAACTGGCAGGGCCTGCAGACTTTCTTTGTCGGGTTCTGGCAGACGTTCCGCGACGCCCTGGGCCCGGCCGCGCCAATGCTCGACAGCATTATCACCTATGCCAAAGAGATCTGGCAGTGGTTCACCAACCTTCTCGGGCCAATGGATGCCACCGAACAGCAGTGGCTAAGCTGGGGCACCAATGCGGGCACTGCCCTGGGCGGTGTGGTCGGCCGAGTAATAGAGTGGACCAGCGCCAACAGCGGATTGGTCGCAACTGTTGCCAAGCTTTATGGGGGCTGGCTGGCCCTGCGCCTGGTCTGGCTACTGCCCATGGCCCCAATTCGGGCGGCGGGCCGATTGCTGGCCTGGATTGGCAAAGGCCCGATGGTGGCGCTATTGCGCGGGGTCAAACTGCTGTCCACGGCCTTTTGGCGATTGGGGCTTTTGATGCTGGCCAATCCGGTTGGGTTGATCATCACCTCACTCGCGGCACTTGCCCTGGTGGTTTATCAAAACTGGGACCGGTTGGTGGCCTTTCTGACTGAGAAAGTTGAGGCGGTGCGCGCGGCCTTTGACCAGGGTATATTGCAGGGCGTGTTTAAACTGCTGGCCGAGTTCAATCCCTTCACTCTGGCCATGGAGGGGATGCAGGGTCTGATTGCCTATGTGATGGAGCTGCTCGGCGTTCCCGAACAGATCGTCGAGGCGTTTCGGGCCTTCAGTCTTTATGACACCGGCGTCGCGCTGATCCAGTCGCTATGGGACGGGCTCGGCTCACTTGTGGGCGCAATGGTTGATGAGATCCGGCTGAATATGGAAGACGGCATTCTGAATGGCGTCTTCAAACTGATTGCCAAATTCAACCCCTTCACCGCAGCGGTAGACGGCGCGGCCCGGATGGTTGCCGTCGCCATGGAACTGATGGGTGTTCCCGACGAGATTATCGCCAAGTTTGCCGAGTTCAGCCTCTATGATACCGGCGTCGCACTGCTCCAATCCTTATGGGACGGTATGAGTTCACTCCTTACGGAAATGGTAGACGCCATCACTGCAAAACTGGCCGCCTTAAAGCCCCAGTGGATCACCGACGTAATGAACTGGGTCAGCGGCGACGACCCCAACTCCAGCCAACCGGCCGGGCGCGACAGCGGCGGTCCGGTTCGGGCCGGTATTCCCTACCTTGTTGGCGAGAGATCACCGGAGATCTTTGTGCCCGGTGTTTCCGGTTCAATCCTGCCCACCCGCGTGTTGCGCGCCGCTATGGCAGCCTCTGCCATCACCGCACCGGCCGCCGCTCTGCCCAGTCAGGCCGAGGTCCTGCAAAGCATCGACCAGCGCCCGGCAATGTCAGCGCCTGCGGCCGCGCCAGCCATAGTCCAGGAGGGCGACACAGTAACCTTCAACATTTACCCAACCCCCGGCATGTCGCCCGAGGATGTGGCGCGCGAAGTGCGCCGCGAGCTCGATGCGCGTGAGGATGCGCGGCGCAGCGACTTACACGATGGAGCGACATTCTAA